A genome region from Panicum virgatum strain AP13 chromosome 4K, P.virgatum_v5, whole genome shotgun sequence includes the following:
- the LOC120703148 gene encoding uncharacterized protein LOC120703148, translated as MALEAAEAVLLRRRPFQAAGGGDGEVSEGGQPPVFLAAERGRPVDPVVWGDEAQMKRELVAWAKAVASMAAAGKMRTTTSSSSTPSSPWLRASDP; from the coding sequence ATGGCTCTggaagcggcggaggcggtgctgctgcggcggcggccgttccaggcggcgggcggcggcgacggggaggtCTCGGAGGGCGGGCAGCCGCCCGTGTTCCTCGCCGCGGAGAGGGGCCGGCCGGTGGACCCGGTGGTCTGGGGCGACGAGGCGCAGATGAAGCGGGAGCTCGTGGCGTGGGCAAAGGCCGTggcgtccatggcggcggccggcaagatgcgcaccaccacctcctcctcctcaacgccgtcgtcgccgtggcTACGCGCATCAGATCCTTGA